One Chanodichthys erythropterus isolate Z2021 chromosome 10, ASM2448905v1, whole genome shotgun sequence DNA segment encodes these proteins:
- the b3gnt7 gene encoding UDP-GlcNAc:betaGal beta-1,3-N-acetylglucosaminyltransferase 7, which produces MMTTRERWRVYKRISLMFFLAIITLTVVHKGNITSLQDFQTDRIERQTRMELMAEGELQKKGLVTINFWKSMQRMESNTEGPRTTQRQRPTTWDVTASNCSINLNFSSSDWFTGLEANFKQFLVYRHCRYFPILMNHPEKCAGDIDLLMVIKSVITQYDRREVIRQTWGKEQVINGKRIKTLFLLGKSSSEEERANHQKLLEYEDYIYGDILQWDFMDSFFNLTLKEIHFLKWFSIYCGSTRYIFKGDDDVFVSVPNILEYLEVSKDLKDLFVGDVLFKAKPIRKKQNKYYIPQALYNKTLYPPYAGGGGFLMDGPLARKLYDACETLELYPIDDVFLGMCLEVLQVTPIKHEAFKTFGLVKNKTSRLNREPCFFKSMIVVHKLLPPDLINMWKLVNSDLICSQKMEFL; this is translated from the exons AT GATGACCACAAGAGAACGATGGAGAGTTTACAAGCGTATTAGCCTGATGTTCTTCCTGGCTATAATCACGCTTACTGTGGTTCACAAAGGAAACATCACCTCATTACAAGACTTCCAGACAGACAGGATCGAGAGGCAAACACGGATGGAGCTCATGGCGGAAGGCGAGCTGCAGAAAAAGGGCTTGGTTACTATAAACTTCTGGAAGAGTATGCAAAGAATGGAGTCCAACACAGAAGGTCCAAGAACAACCCAAAGGCAAAGGCCTACAACCTGGGACGTCACCGCCTCCAACTGCAGCATCAACCTCAACTTCTCTTCATCAGATTGGTTCACAGGTCTCGAAGCCAACTTCAAGCAGTTCCTGGTCTACAGGCATTGCCGATACTTTCCCATCCTCATGAATCATCCAGAGAAGTGTGCTGGAGACATAGACTTGCTGATGGTCATCAAATCAGTAATAACACAGTATGATCGGAGGGAGGTCATAAGGCAAACTTGGGGCAAAGAACAAGTGATCAACGGAAAAAGAATCAAAACCCTTTTCCTTCTCGGAAAGTCATCCAGCGAAGAAGAACGGGCGAACCATCAGAAGCTTCTGGAATATGAGGATTACATTTACGGGGATATCCTGCAGTGGGACTTCATGGATAGCTTCTTCAATCTTACCCTCAAGGAGATCCACTTCCTAAAATGGTTCTCCATCTACTGCGGAAGCACCCGCTACATCTTCAAAGGCGACGATGATGTGTTTGTCAGCGTTCCCAACATCTTGGAGTATCTGGAAGTCAGCAAAGACTTGAAGGACCTGTTTGTTGGCGACGTTCTCTTCAAAGCCAAGCCCATTCGCAAAAAGCAAAACAAGTATTACATCCCACAAGCCTTGTATAATAAGACGCTGTACCCTCCGTATGCCGGTGGAGGTGGTTTCCTGATGGATGGCCCTTTGGCACGGAAACTCTACGATGCTTGCGAAACTCTGGAACTTTATCCTATCGATGATGTGTTTCTTGGAATGTGTTTGGAGGTGCTTCAAGTAACTCCAATAAAACACGAAGCTTTCAAAACGTTTGGGCTCGTGAAGAACAAAACCAGTCGACTGAACAGGGAGCCGTGTTTCTTTAAGAGCATGATAGTGGTTCATAAATTGCTTCCTCCGGATCTAATAAACATGTGGAAACTGGTCAACAGTGACTTGATCTGTTCGCAGAAAATGGAATTCTTATAG